Part of the Carassius carassius chromosome 20, fCarCar2.1, whole genome shotgun sequence genome, ACAACACATTATCTCATCATCATAAATCTATTTTATGGGGAATGCTGTTTTTTGCTTGTTAAATGAGGTCCCTTTTTGGAGAAATCGacttcacagaaaaaaagcaattCATATCCCTATAccatgcacaaaaagttattatAAAAAGCTGTTCTATATTATACTTGCACTCATAAGAGGCCTACATTTCTGATATAAGCATTAAAGAGtttccaatgttttttttaattgaaaaaaaaaagatacagatACCTTGATCTATCAGACTATTAATTTTCTTGTAAATaacttaaaaacagcaacaaaaaagaGAATTGATAAGAAAAATCAACCATCAACCATCTCAGATGTATAATGTAGCATCTTAAGATGACACTTAAAATCACAATCACCATCAATCTTTAAATCATTTTACTCCTGAAAGTAAAAGCCATGTACACAGTAAAAATTTGTAGATCAtgcatataaatatgtataattgtCAGAGTGACAAAGAGACTCAAAGTAGCTTCCAAATGAACAAGGTTTTCAAAAAATCTTGAGTCGTCACCAAAAGCAAACATACgctaaaagcattttattttaaaatgggcAAGTTTGTCTAGGAAAATTAAGTTTTGACTAGCTTTCTTTAGAGCAAAGCAAAACTATCTAAATATGAATGTTGTCAAAATTTTGAACTACGTATAAAAAGTGATggtaaaagaaaacagaaattcaACAACATTGATCATAGTCCAAAGGCCTATGGCCTAGCTAAACGTCAAGTTAAAACACAGGACATGAGTTTGTGgaccattataataaaacaaacggTTGATGGGGTCTATTGTGGCCCTTTGTACATCAGGTGCGCCATTAAATTGTTGTCCATGATACAGAAACGTGGTCCTGGAATTTAGCTACATCTCCATACACAGAGAACAACCCCCAGCTTCAGCAGAACTGTGGAAACAGATTGAATAGAGACAAATAGAGAAATATTCATCGATTGAATGCATCAATggatacaacaaaataaaacagcaaaagGAATAACATACCTTCCACCTATTTCCACATTCAGTGCAGAAGACGAATGTTGTCATAGGTTCATCAGCACTTCGAGTTTGAACCTAAAGAAAGTTGTGCGTTTATaaaatgtacatgtatatataaaaacctaTACCAATATTCATAAAGCATTGTATATGATTACCTGGGTGTAGGTACACTTCTTCTTTTTGCACTTCCCACAAGTGAATAGGTCAGTCTGGGTGCCACCAGAAGTGGCCACCTGGTGGTCCCTGATGGCTTCTTTGGTCAGATTCTTCCTCATCTCCTTAAGCTCATCACTTGCCATTTCCTGTTGGATTTAGATTTCCATACCGTCAGTATGAGAGATAACATGTTCCTAGAATTACTAAATACTGGTTGCCACTCACCTCTGCTGTCATTTTTGCTATGCGGTCTGGACTCACATTCCCACACAGCACATTCCTTCTCAGGTTGGGATTCTTTGCATCCTTAAGATTGGAGATTCGGCTTCGTACACGATTCTTGTATTTCATATCAGTATTTTTGAACTCCAAAAAGATACGTGCAAGGTGGTCAAGGAAATGCATGTGAAATTCAGCATGCTGGCAACTAGTATTTTTTAGACTTTGCTCACATTTCAATAAAAATTGCTACTTTTTGGGATGAATATGAAAAGGATATATTCTTCAATCTGAGCTCCAAGTTCATCGCAGTCAGCACCAATTGCAATGTAGTCATCTGAAAGAAAAATAAGATGAcacaaactatattttaaaacgtCCTGATATATTATAGACCAATTAtcaataatttcttaattatttatACCTGTTACATAAGCattaattaaagtaattaatgtaTTTTGCACCCTCACTGAAGTTTGAATGTTGTGAATGATTTATAACAAAATTAGTAACAAGTCTAAATACACTTGGCAAGACACTGTGTGGTAACTTAACAAGGAGAAGAATGTGTGCGCGGAAACATTGCCTGCCATGACTTGCCTCCTGTTTGCAAAGCACTTGACATCATCTCCCTGCACTTGATACGGACTGAGTCAGATGTGCCTGGTGCTCGTGGGAAAGTGGCTATCAATGTGTTGGGTGTAACATCCACAGACTCACTCTTACTGCTAGAATTACTGCTCGAGCTGAGAGAGAAATAACAAGATAGATGAAAAAGTTACAGAGGGTGAGAAAGCTTGATAAAGTCGTATTTAAGTCCTAAGATCAAGAATGATGTGATTATTAAATTTGATAATAATTTTATGACCATTAACATGGTCTTGGTACCTCTCCTCTCTGGGTTCTGGGCTGGCTTGAGACGGTGAAACCACTGGTGTTGTGCGTTCCTTCTTTTTCTCTTCCGAGTTCTTTTCGGCAGCAGGTTCATCTGGATGTCAAAACCAACtcgttaaaaatttcatcagTGTAATACTAACAATGATCAATGGCCTATATATATCTGTGTGGTGACTCAAaatctgttaaaaaaagaaacctgCAGTTGCTACCACATACAGGCAATTAATGGTATTACAACAACACAAACCCTTAGTGACTTATATTAAATGTTAGTCAAGAAACTAAAAGAGAAACTTGAAATTATATTAGCAGCAACAGCTACAGTTTTTGGAATTATACagttttatacattatattatagtcCCGGAAAGTATTTGACAAATAAGAcccactttaaaaataaattgtgtgcagtGCAATAACTGgtttaatatttgttttctaaCGGAATTGATACTTTAATGGCAGCTAAAGTGTATAAATTAGATATAAACATGCAGATTCAAGCATTTTACGACCTCTTAACCAAGAAACTACATATGAGGAATTCAACCAAACTGTAAAGATGGAGGGAAAACTTGTGTGATTTATGTGTGAAATgcttaaaatacatgttttactTAAATATAGATTTGATATGGACTTGATATCTTGAAATGAAAATGCCAGTGTTATTTCTTGATTAGGGATGAACCAATCCAATACTCAATATTGGTATCAGCTCTGATACTGGGCCGAGACTGATCCAAATCCATTATTGTGTGTATATTAATCTGTTATTATTAAGCCGTACGAAagatacaaaaacattataaagcagcATAAAGtttttgtgcactatattccaagtatTCTGAAGCCGCTCCATAGTTTAATGTGAAGTGCAGAGGAATATTTAAGTCAAGTTCATGTAAACTCTTCCCTCCACTGTGGCTGtatgtcatcctccattcagcattCAAGCTGCGAGTCACGTTCGGTTTTCAACAGTCAAGACAACGAAACTTTCTCCAAGAGCGCACAGTAAATgagatttaaaactgttaaaagaaaaggATCAAACTATTGCACAGCTTTAATACACTACGCATTAATCTCTTTTCACTTTTGACTTTGAACATTTCTATACTGAGcactgtgactccatgttgcttCAAGCGCATTATTCTGCACACGGGATGCGCATAAGCACTTCGCTCTGTGTTGAGCCTTTCATATTATATTACTTTTGTgcaatgaaagattattaatagccattcttgttctgtcctatatatcatatacatttaaaataaatgtattttagtttgtagtatatatatatgtatatatattaaattatttaattaataaattagtgAGCACTCATGATTTTTCTAGAATAACTTTTGCTGCTACTCACTAAACTAGTTTACAATAGTATTTTTTGtcagattatgattatatatatttttttcatttattatttttctttaaaattaagtTGTCTATATTAGGTAGATTGTGTTTAAAGTAACGATCAGGTAAACAATGAGGTGTAGAAATTCtatgttgattaaaaaataaaaacagtggtGGTATCGGATCGGTCTCGGCTGATACTCAGAATCTTTGGTATTGGATCGGTTCTGTAAAAATGATATGGGTGCATCCCTATTCTTGATTACACTTACCCAGCAGTTTCTTCCAGGACTTGATCAAGGACTTGGCCAGTGAGGTCACTTCATCGTCTGTGCTCTGCTTGCGGATGGCATTGACTGACATCCCGATCCTTGTAGACTGTTTATATGAAAAGCAGAAGAAATTTCTCATTAAATTGTATCTGAGTACTGAAGCATGAATGAATGAGCAGTGTACAACAGAGTATACAACATACCTGCAGAAGCTCCAGGGTCATGGGGATATTCTTTAGTTCCTTTAGTAAGTCCAGTGCACCAacctaataaaaattaaatgaacactacttactaaaatatattgCACTACGACAAACTGATAGAAACCATAAACTTAAATCATACACAAGCATGTTTACAGAAACGTCAACAGAAGCAACTATGTAGCATAACATCTAATTAGCATAACATCACTTTTACCGACACCATCTGGGTAAAATCttgctttgttatatattcatAAGTATACTGAACGCCggaatcatttttttaattattattttttataagaaatCAGTAGCATTACTGCCTCCCGCTGACTGACCCTATGCGTATCCGCGCTAATAGCTAAGTTAACGTTAATGTTGCTAATTTCCCCGTTAAGCGTTgagtttcttaaaaaataaactaaaccactatatatttttttacatttaagcattAACCACTTAATCTATTTAAGAAAACAAGTCCCCAGTTTCGCTACAGATTATGAAATCAGTTATTCTTCATGTATATAGCTGTTAGCTTGCTACGTTAGCCTCGTCTGGGAATTCATTCATGACAAAACACCTCACCCCGTTCTTCTTCTGTGCCATTTTATCCATCTTTTTTGCGATCCGAATTAtctcttcctcttctttcttACCCATTATAGATGTTTAgaggtaaattaaaaaaataaacggagtttaaatgtaaaaaacgaAGAAGCACACGCGAAACCCCCAGTTAACCGGCGGCGTACGCAACAGCTCTGGCAGGAAGGCGTTTCTATGAAAAGCCCAGACATCACTAATCAAACCGTTGACTAGCAGCGCCATTACTCAATCGACGTAAGCGCAGGCAAGACTAATCGAAGAAACGAAGGCGCGTCACACTGGAAGTGTTCtgttaatgtatttaatatagtGTATCCTCACAACCACTTGAAATTACAGACACAAGTGTTTCAAATGTTGTGCACAAGaatgaaaatatcttgagctgTATGGTATGGAGCGATTTGGTAGTAATTTGTTCTGAAAGTATCGTGTGGTAAGATTCCAGTGACCTCTGTTTGCAACACTAGAGTGCGCTCGTGCTCGTTTTACTACGACGGCTGACACAACATAACAACAGGTTTTGTTGTCGGATAAGCTGGCACTGGCAATGCATTTATAATCAGTTCGTGGGGATATATTACTAAACCAGTTATTTTGGTTAGCATTTCGAATAATATTGGTTTAGTGGTAAGATATAGGTTTGTTGTGTGCCTCCAAATGTTATTAATGAACAGTGGCGGACACGAAGATAGTGGATGCTGAAAATTGAGAAGCAATAATTATGGAAAACTACAGAACATAATTATTTTAGTCTAATATCTGTTACAGTAGTTTGCTTGAATGTATAAGGCTTGTGAATATTGTGGAAAGTTTTACTGTGTATAAGACGgtttaatttcttcttttttttttaaagacatagaTGGCAGAATGTAATGTTTGTGGACTGTGAGAGACTCTGGCCTTTTCCTGGGGTAGCTGAACATGCATACAATTCGTTTTACAAGTCATCCTTTCATATTAGCCTAAATTGTCATCCTGATTAATCTAATCTtgtatctaaatatttattttgctatcaATAATAAATTGGTAATGGTGTTTGTAACACTGGTTTAGATATAATGTTCTGATATGTttcatatacacatttaaaatgttaaatatactaTACAGCCATACTCAGGCCTATATATACTCAGGCCTTATATGCTTGAATCAAAATGGATGTGTGAGAATCTGTTTaagactattaaaaaaaattatatatatatatatataatagtttgtaCTTTATACTGTTCTGAAACTCAACTAGTTATAGAATAGAGTAAGAGCTTGATCAGTGAGCAAAACTGTTTGCGGAAACCGAACTGCTTGAAATTTCCTTAGAAACACTGCAAGGCTAATCTCCACCCCATGCTGATAAGGAAATCCTTTAAAACTATCTGAGACGTGACAGGGAGCCTTGAGATTACTAGACACTGCTGAATATAAATGAACAAACTCTGCACAATGTCTCATTatgaagaaaaattattaaatgttaaagaaTGAACAGATTCAGCAAGTAAAGtccatatttttattatatacatattcataTCTCGCGCTGATTGATTCACATGATACAAGATTACCATCTCCCCAGATGTAATGCATTTATAAATGGTGTTGCTCAGCTGTAAACCAATCACAATCACAATATTTCTGCTGTGCTTCCGTAGTCACAGTTATGCTCCCACTGAGAGACACATGCTTTACCAGCTGAGACTTCCCTTTCCCTTATAGTCAGCTACAGCATAAAACCTCTCCACTTCACCCCACTCTAATCCCTATTAACAGAGGCATTAAATCTGCTTATAGCTCTGAGAGAAATTAGAAACACCTTCACCCATCTGCTGGATATCACACACAGCAGAACAAATACTTCATGTCTCATTATGTTTAAGAGAAAGCCattaaaacattgtgtacaagtgTAATTTGTTTAGTTGATTATACAGTCAGTTGAGACAAAGATGCAGGTATTATGCTATGTAAACAGTTGAGATCAGATGAAAGGTTTGCATGGAGGTTGTCGCTTAattatgatattttatgtttgtatATCATTCAGTATCACACGTACTGTTATTATGGTTATCAGTACAGAAACCTCATAGGCTAAATatgcaatttaattaaatgttagtGCAAATGCTTAGATTATACAAACAACAAGTTTAAAAAGgttgtgtttttacatttgttttaatatatgaAGGCTTAAAATGATAGTATTCTTGATACTCTTTCTCTAAAATGCTGTTTAATTGTGACCAAAGATTACACAAATCGACTCTGATGCCTGCCGTCCCAAAATAGCCTTGAGCGTTGCTCATAATCTCTTCAGTTGATGGACAACAAACTCACCAACTCAACCCTCCTGAAAATGTGAAATAAGGTAGGATGAGTGGCTTCAAATCTTGTGTGTATTTTTTGATGCATGCTAATCATAAGGTATTATTCGTTATGGTGTTTGCTTTAAGAGACATTGTATCGATTGTTTTATGTAACTTAGTTTGCAGCAGATTGGAAGGAAATTTTAGTTTGagctttatatatgtgtgtgcttttGAATCATGGTTTCCAGAACATGTCTTGTGGCTGTTGTGCAATGGTTTACTGAACTGAAAAATTCTTGAGGAGCATGTTTTGTCAATTGAATAAGACTGTCCATCCCAAATGACAAAGCAATCTGTATAAAGAGGATGTTTTCTGataacattaattacattttaggaATAGTGATCGGTTTTCATAATACCTTTTCTAGAGTTCTTTTTAGGATTTAggttgttttaatgtgtgtgtgtgtgtgtgtgtgtgtgtgtgtgtgtgtacatacattaTTTGTTTGATCTCTTCTAGTTTGAGTTCAGTTaatattagcattagcatttgTTCAATGACTTCCATTCTTATACCTGATCATGTTAAGCAAACATTCCTGATCAAACTCTTCTAGTCCTTAAGAGAAGCCAATTCACTGTTAATTGCAGAAAGCCATTTCATTAATGACTATgatgaaaaatttaaaacaataccTGAAAGATGAATGTAGTTGTTGCTGCTAATGAACTACAGATAGATTTTTCTAATGCATTTGTAGTTGTAAGAATAGCAAAGTATAGAACCTTCATTACAAAGAGCATATCACATAATTTAAAGGTTGTGTTTTGTTGTCATCAGCTGAAGGTCCCCCAGAgtacaattatttacaaaaacactTGCTTTATGGGTGACACAAAGTGAATTTGGAAGCAATTTCAGTACGGTAGAATTAAACCTAATAGGAAACTGATAGTAAGAACAGAACAATGTTATGGCATACAattcataatttatatttttattatgcacaatgaaaaagaaaactttaaactattgtttttttttcagtatctcTTAACATGAGCACAACACACATTAATGATGCACAACATCCTGACATATCTGTGGGGAGTGTGCAGACATTGGTCTCCAGATCACTACACCCCCAACCAGACCCCACTACTACTAAGAGGGTATGTTTCTACAAGAGCGGGGACCCTCAGTTCACAGGGCACCGGATGGTCATCAACAGCCGCACTTTTAAAACCTTTGATGCCCTTCTAGATGCCCTCTCCAAGAAAGTGCCTCTGCCATTTGGGGTAAGGACCATAACGACACCCGGGGGAACACATGTTGTCCGCACCCTTGATGATGTGCAGGATGGGAGCTCTTATCTGTGCTCAGATCAGAAAAAGGTCAAGCCTTTTAACTTGGATGAGGTCCATAAGAGACAGGTCCCTTGGAACACTACCAGACCTGTCAGTGCGGGACGTCAAGCACGCAGGGAACTGGTCCGGCAGCAAGTAAAGAGAAATGAAGTGACCACAAGGGCAGGAAAAATGTTAGAAAACAGAGTAGTGGTACGAACACCAAAGAGACTGACAGTGTACAAAAACAGGGATCCAAGTATGAAGCGAGTAGTTGTTCTTCATAGAAGAACAGCCCCAAGTTTTAATGCTCTTTTGGATTATCTTTCTCAAGTGATGCAGTTCCCAGTTGTGAAGCTTTACACAGAAGATGGCAGAAGAGTaagtatatcatatatatataaatgttttcctAGTTAAAATTATAGCAAACATTGGCAACTGCAGCTAGTTAAGAATTTGAACTGCTAATACTATGATTAATCTCAGGAGTTACTGAAATCATTTTTCTCTATTTCACACATCACTGTGCCCTTAAAAAAGTATGAAttacacttttttcttttaatcttcaatattttccaaatataagtACATTAAATTTGATGCATTTTATGTAAACACAATTATAATATCTTTGACTAACAGAGAAGGATCTAAAATGCTGTGATATTACACTGTAATGCTTTGCTTTTGTACAAGATTTTAGCACTATTTAACGGCTCTTTTTCAATACCtgtctttaaatatttttgagaCAGTTTTGCTTTGTCTTGTTATTGAATGTGTTGTCTATTAGGCATGTTGTCGTGCAATATTTTGATCTTTTTGGCTTTTAAGCTTCAAAGTATACTATTTCTTTGTTCGTTACCACTGTTGggaacattactttaaaaaagtaattaattatagtaactcactacttgttccaaaaagtaactgagttagtaactgaattactctataataaaagtaactcattacaagtaaaaaaaaaagttgctacaTGTCAAAgaatttagcagttttcacaagtcagttgaaatgagtagaacagacaggtgttcgtacataactttcgatatttattgcacgtcaacagacagcaagggttttatcctgcacttccaagtattatctttgtaagaaatgtgtttttggccactagctttgtagatgagtgtgtcacacattacatgtacaaattacatgcacgttcttgcctttgaccacaatgaatttgaagtagtgcttatatctccaccttgaaaatgccaacttttcatcggattccTCCTGTctagccatttctgctgctgctactgcgaatctctgtttagctgttgcATGTGTGGCGCCACTGGTGCGTATgctggcatgtgtgtaaaaacactggctctgattggctaccatgaaacacatgactctgcctttgccaatcataatcgcttatctcgttattaacccacctcctcactagctgtgtgagccaggggtgcgttcggattacatagtttattaaattaatgcatagTAAAGTaccgcatttaacgtccagtaatgttaacggcgttgtaacgacgggaaaagtaattagttagattaccctgttactgaaaaaataacgtcgttacctaacgtcgttcttttaaacgccgtgtTTAAATTCCAAACACTGTTCGTTACAGTCATTCCGTCAGTCCTTGATGTACTAAGCCATGATGTTTTAATTCTTACCCCCAGCTGTGAGAGAGAGTACACTATAATCATTCATGTCCCAATGGTGTCTTGAGCAATGTCACACACATGACAGACTTAAACTCATGTTAGCTGTCAAACTTATGTCCTAAAGTTACTGAAAAATGAATAATGTTATTTACTGTATGCACATATGTTTATGTTCTATTTATAGGTTGAAGGACTTCCTGCCCTCATCTTGTGCTCTGGGATTGTTGTTGCAGCTGGTAACGAACCCTTCAGAACAGGAATCTATGATCTCCAAGCTCCTACTAATGTCCAGTCAAGGACATCTGAATCTTTTCATCCAACACAAACTGAGACACTACTACGTGagccaaatttattttatttttaataattattgtttagcactttgctttgcttttcaagtttaattatgttttttttcccactTGTCATCTTCCATCTTCTGTCTTCTAATAATATCGGATC contains:
- the LOC132096420 gene encoding transcription elongation factor A protein 1-like; protein product: MGKKEEEEIIRIAKKMDKMAQKKNGVGALDLLKELKNIPMTLELLQSTRIGMSVNAIRKQSTDDEVTSLAKSLIKSWKKLLDEPAAEKNSEEKKKERTTPVVSPSQASPEPREESSSSNSSSKSESVDVTPNTLIATFPRAPGTSDSVRIKCREMMSSALQTGDDYIAIGADCDELGAQIEECIFLEFKNTDMKYKNRVRSRISNLKDAKNPNLRRNVLCGNVSPDRIAKMTAEEMASDELKEMRKNLTKEAIRDHQVATSGGTQTDLFTCGKCKKKKCTYTQVQTRSADEPMTTFVFCTECGNRWKFC